From Acetobacter sp.:
GTTTCTTTCGGCGGATTTTTACGGGAAAAATTCAACCACAGTCCTCAGAAAATCCCATATCACAGCAGAAGTTTTTCGGTATAATTTTTTTAAAAAGGACAGAATTTACCAAGGATTTTTTGAAAATATCTGTCAAAAGCTTTCTCATGATTTTCCGGGAGATCAGGAAGCGTAAAGCATCTCGATCCCTTCATCCGTCAGCACGGTCGGTGCCGGACCACACTCCATCAGCCTGCCGTCTCGCATCAGCAGCGCCTCATCAAAAATCTCCCGGGCTTTCAGGGGATCATGCGTGGTGCACAGGATCGTATAACCACAGTCAGTCAATTCACGAAGCCGGGTCCAGAGCCGTTTCTGCTGGCCGAAATCCAGCGCCGATGCCGGTTCATCGAGAAGCAGCGTCCGGCCTCCCTGCGCCAGCGCCCGGGCAATCAGCACAGCCTGCTGTTCTCCCCCAGAAAGCTGAGTGTAGGTCCGGTCGGCGAGGTGAGTGATGTTCATGAGGTTCAGAGCCTCTGAAACAGCCTCCTGATCGTCCCTGCCGGGGAAGAGGCCCAGACGTGCGTGAGACAGTCGTCCCATGGCGACCATATCTTCCACCGTATAGGCAAAGGCGACGGAATGGGTCTGCGGCACGTAGGCGATGCGACGGGCCGTTTCACGAGGAGACAGGATGGACAGGTCTTCGCCGTCCAGAAGCACTTTCCCCGCCACTTTCTCAAGACGGAGGATGGCGCGAAGCAATGTTGTCTTCCCTGCCCCGTTGGGACCAAGCAGGCAGGCCAGAACACCGTCTCCGATCGTGAAAGACACAGCATCCAGCACCAGACGATGATCCCGTCTGCATGTGAGATGTTGAGCCTCAAGGGTCATCGCCAGTTGCCCCGCAGACTGGTTTTCACACGCGGGAGCAGCAGCAGAAACAGGATCACACCGGACAACTCGGTCATGATACCCACTGGAATTTCCGCCGCTGAAAGATTGCGGGCGAGATCATCGGAAAAAGTCAGGAAAATCGCGCCGCTCAGGGCGCTCATGGGCAGAACGAGACGATTGCCGGGACCGACCAGAAGCCGGGCGATATGGGGAATGACAAGCCCGACCCAGCCGATAATGCCGGTCATGGAAACAGTCAGGGCGCAGAGCAGGGTCGCCAGCGCCACGACCAGATTGCGCACGAGGCGCACGGACACGCCAAGGCTGCGCGCCTCGTCATCGCCCATGCTGAGCGCATCCAGCAATCGTCCCATGACGCACAGGGCGGCCATCGCGCAGATCATGGGTATTGTGACGAGAGACAGGGTTTCCGGCGTAACGCGCGAGAGTGTGCCGAGAAGCCAGAACACGATATCGGGAAGCTGGCTGTCAGGATCGGCGAGATATTTGAGGATGGACAGCAGAGACGTGAAAAGGGCGTTACTGACGAGACCACCGAAGATCAGCATCAGGACCGAACTGTCGCCTGTCAGACGGGCGATGCCGGTTCCCATGAGCACTGCCAGAGTTGAGCCGGCAAAGGCCGAGACGCCGATCATCCACTGCGGAACATGCAGGATGATGCCCAGCGCCGCCCCAAAGCCCGCGCCGCTGAGCGCGCCCAGAATACCCGGAGAGACAAGAGGATTACGGAAAACGGCCTGATAGGACGCGCCTGAAACGGAAAGTGCGGCGCCCGTCAGAAGCGCCGCCCCCAGTCGTGGCAGGCGGATATGCGCCAGAATGGAACAGGAAATGCTCTGGCAGGAAGCCTGTGCGTTCCTGAAGAATGACAGGAAGAAATCAGAAAAATCATGCAGCGGTATGGGATAGCGGCCAACACAGAGCGAACCTGTCGCAACGATCAGGAGAAGGAGGAATGTCGTTGCGAGGGTAACGGCTCCCTTCATGCCGGCGGCTGGGCCGCGAGGATGCGCCGGGCTTCATCCTGCGCCAGATCGTAGGAGAAGAAGCGGCGATAGAAAGCCCGCGTGATCTCCATCATGTCCGTGTCATGAAAAAATTCCGGGTGAATAATGGTTGCCGCCCACTGAATCTGAAGGGCGAATTCAGTGCCGTAACGATCCCACGGAAAGACCCCGACGGGGTTGCGATAGACCTTTCCCGCTTTCACGGCCTTGAGTTCATTCCAGACTGGTCCATCAGTTTTTGGTTCGGCATCTCCGCTCATCCCGCCCAGAATAATGATGTCGGGATTCCAGGCGGCAATCTGTTCCAGAGATACCGGGCGTTTGGCTCCCTTGATCTCTTCCGCAGCGTTCCGCCCTCCGGCGAGACGGATCCATTCGTCAATCATCGTGCCTGCGCCATCAACCTTCATGGGAGAGAGTGACAGGATGTGCAGCACACGCGGGCGTGACGCCTCGGGAATAGCCGCCAGCCGGGATGTCAGGGCTTTCTCCGTCTCATTGAGGTAAGCCCGGTAGTCACGCGCCACCGTCTGAGCGTGGGGTGTGTCAAGAACGGTGGCGGTCAGATCAAGACAGCGCAGCAATCCGGCAGTGTCATGAAATTCCACGCCGACCGTGGGAATGCCGGTTTTCCGGTAGGTTTCCACTCCCGAGAGAGAAGGAGTGGCAAAAACCAGATCAACGTGACCTGCCAACAGGGTTTCGGCAGTCGGTGTGGTTGATGGCAACTGCGTGGCGTTACGCAGTGCTGGCGCCAGATGATACATCCAGGGAGACATGCTCTCCCGCTCAACCGTCATGGCGATAGTCGGCGCGCCGCCGAGCATGACAAGTATTTCGTTATGCGCATACCAAAGGTCCGCAATATGAGCGGGCCGGGCCGGTAATTCACCGACCACGCCAGTCATGTCCTGCAATATCCTTGCTTCCGCGGAGGCAGGATACGGGAGCATCCAGATGGCTGCGGCAAGGGTGCATCTCTTTATTTTCCTGAGAAAATATCCGGACATACCCATGCTTTCTTGTCTGCGGTGTTGCGGAACCCGTGCGGGGCTCGTTCCATCCGGATATAGACAGGAAGCGCACGAACGTCGAGGAGCGGTTTGATTCAATATTTCGTTAATTTTTAGATGGTAGGCACATAAGGTTACAATTCAATAATTTTAATGCAATTTACCGGGAACCCTTTTGTTTCTCTTTCGTTGGATTTTCAGACGAGCCGAAGGGGCTCGGATTGTAATACCAGCTTCTGAAACGGATCTGTGGCGGCATGCGTCTGACCCTGCATACGGACTATGCGCTGAGAGCGCTCATCTTTCTTACCTGGACGACGGATCGTCTCGCGTCTATTCGGGAAATTGCAACAACATACGGCATTTCTGAGAATCATCTGGTCAAGATTGTGCACAAACTTGGTCAGCAGGGTTTTATCGAAACGGTCCGTGGTCGAAACGGAGGTATCCGGCTGGCCCGTGACGCAAGCCAGATCTGTGTGGGCGACGTTGTGCGCGTCATAGAGGAAGGGCTGGAAGCGGCGGGCACCAAAAAAGAGCTTCTGTCAGAAGAGCCCGGTCGGCTTTTGCCGCAGAGCCGCTTCCGGGATGTCGTTAATACCGCCCTGAAGGCTTTCATGGCGGTTCTTGATGAAACCCGGCTCTCTGATCTGATTTTCGATGAGCAGAAGCAGATGCTTGGGATTGCCAGCAGTCCCCGGGCGCGGCTTTTAAAATCGAATGAGAACCGGGAAATCTGTGGAGTAGCGGTTCCGGCTGCGCCGTGAACAGCCTCTTTCGCACCATGCCAGCGTGGTCATGGAACCTGAAAAAGGCTCCGGAGAGACAACTCCGGAGCCTTTTTTAATGGGGCGGATATCAGCCCCGTCGTATGTCGGGAGCCTTGGCTTCCTCGGACAGAAGCGCAACAGCCTCGTCCAACGTCAGCATTTCCTGATCCGCACCGCCGAGACGGCGCATCGCCACCGTTCCGGCTTCCGCTTCCTTGCGCCCCACAACCAGAATGACCGGCACACGGGCAATGCTGTGCTCGCGGATCTTGGCATTGATCTTGTCCGCACGGGTGTCGGACTCGACCGTGAGACCGGCCTTGCGCAGACGCGTGACAACCTCTTCGGCGTAAGGCGCTGCATCGCTGACGATGCTGGCCACGACGACCTGCATCGGTGCAAGCCACAGTGGGAATTTGCCCGCATGCTGCTCGATCAGAATGCCGATAAAGCGCTCGAATGAACCGAGAATGGCGCGGTGCAGCATGACCGGGCGGTGGCGGGCGCTGTCCTCGCCAATGTAGTTCGCATCCAGACGCTCCGGCAGCACGAGATCGACCTGAAGCGTACCGCACTGCCAGTCACGACCGATGGCGTCACGCAGCACGAACTCCAGTTTGGGACCGTAGAACGCGCCCTCACCCGGATTATATTCATATTCGACGCCGGCAATTTCACAGGCCCGCTTGAGCGCGGCTTCGGACTTGTCCCACACCTCGTCGGAGCCGGAACGCTGTTCCGGACGGTCCGAGAACTTGATGCGG
This genomic window contains:
- a CDS encoding ABC transporter substrate-binding protein, whose amino-acid sequence is MTGVVGELPARPAHIADLWYAHNEILVMLGGAPTIAMTVERESMSPWMYHLAPALRNATQLPSTTPTAETLLAGHVDLVFATPSLSGVETYRKTGIPTVGVEFHDTAGLLRCLDLTATVLDTPHAQTVARDYRAYLNETEKALTSRLAAIPEASRPRVLHILSLSPMKVDGAGTMIDEWIRLAGGRNAAEEIKGAKRPVSLEQIAAWNPDIIILGGMSGDAEPKTDGPVWNELKAVKAGKVYRNPVGVFPWDRYGTEFALQIQWAATIIHPEFFHDTDMMEITRAFYRRFFSYDLAQDEARRILAAQPPA
- a CDS encoding FecCD family ABC transporter permease; the encoded protein is MKGAVTLATTFLLLLIVATGSLCVGRYPIPLHDFSDFFLSFFRNAQASCQSISCSILAHIRLPRLGAALLTGAALSVSGASYQAVFRNPLVSPGILGALSGAGFGAALGIILHVPQWMIGVSAFAGSTLAVLMGTGIARLTGDSSVLMLIFGGLVSNALFTSLLSILKYLADPDSQLPDIVFWLLGTLSRVTPETLSLVTIPMICAMAALCVMGRLLDALSMGDDEARSLGVSVRLVRNLVVALATLLCALTVSMTGIIGWVGLVIPHIARLLVGPGNRLVLPMSALSGAIFLTFSDDLARNLSAAEIPVGIMTELSGVILFLLLLPRVKTSLRGNWR
- a CDS encoding Rrf2 family transcriptional regulator, which translates into the protein MRLTLHTDYALRALIFLTWTTDRLASIREIATTYGISENHLVKIVHKLGQQGFIETVRGRNGGIRLARDASQICVGDVVRVIEEGLEAAGTKKELLSEEPGRLLPQSRFRDVVNTALKAFMAVLDETRLSDLIFDEQKQMLGIASSPRARLLKSNENREICGVAVPAAP
- a CDS encoding ABC transporter ATP-binding protein, producing the protein MTLEAQHLTCRRDHRLVLDAVSFTIGDGVLACLLGPNGAGKTTLLRAILRLEKVAGKVLLDGEDLSILSPRETARRIAYVPQTHSVAFAYTVEDMVAMGRLSHARLGLFPGRDDQEAVSEALNLMNITHLADRTYTQLSGGEQQAVLIARALAQGGRTLLLDEPASALDFGQQKRLWTRLRELTDCGYTILCTTHDPLKAREIFDEALLMRDGRLMECGPAPTVLTDEGIEMLYAS